ctggcagcttcattaaatagtacatgcaaaacaacagtctcaacgtcaacagtgaagaggcgactccgggatgctggccttctaggcagagttgcaaagaaaaagccatatctcagactggccaataaaaataaaatattaagatgggtaaaagaacacagacactggacagaagaactctgcctagaaggccagcatcctggagtcgcctcttcactgttgaagttgagactggtgttttgcatgtactatttaatgaagctgccagttgaggacttgtgaggtgtctgtttttcaaactagacactctaatgtacttgtactcttgctcagttgtgcaccggggtactagggactggtgttttgcgtgtactatGTAGCTATTCTCATTACaaatcatccgtttccagctacaatagtcatttacaacatgaacaatgtctacactgtatttctgatctatttgatgttattttaaatggacaaccccaaacttttgaacggtagtgtatgtatgtcTTTCAGAGGGGTTAGGATAAAGCAACATTTCTTTCGTCCAATTGGATGAATAATAAAGTGATCTTTATCTGGTGTTCGTTGAACTCCAACAATACAGGAAACCACACAAGGTCATTACTGTAGTGTAAACCTCACCTTCCCATAAGTGGTTTTGTAGGCTGCTACCATTGGAACCCTCTGCTTGTTTGAGCGGCTCCCGAGAATCTCAATTATAGCTGCCTCATCCGTGCCTgttgaaaataaatatatttatattattgttACCAGTTTAACTGAGAGTAAATTGAATGTGTATCACTAAATAATATGTTCTTAATTGTAGAATATTCTACACATGCAAATCTAGCCATagaaattttatttttttatagaaGATTTACAGAATCAAATAAAAGAACTATTTTTTTTCCAGAAGGAACTCCAGTTAAATAACGTGTTATCAGATTTGTACTAAATCTCATTAACtcctacatacatatatacatgatATAAGTGAATGTGTGTCATGATGAAGTACTGACCAAAGCCCTTCATGGCCTTGCGGAGGACTTCCACATCCCTCAGAGGGTCAGCGCCTGGATAGTCCTTAATAACACCCCTATAGCCTCTCTAATGACAAATACAAGCAAATACTGACACTGAAGAATAGAATTACTGACACTGAAGAATAGAATTACTGACACTGAAGCAAGCAAATACTGACACTGAAGAATAGAATTACGGACACTGAAGCAAGCAAATACTGACACTGAAGAATAGAATTACTGACACTGAAGAATAGAATTACTGACACTGAAGAATAGAATTACTGACACTGAAGAATAGAATTACTGACACTGAAGAATAGAATTACTGACACTGAAGAATAGAATTACTGACACTGAAGAATAGAAATACTGACACTGAAGAATAGAATTACTGACACTGAAGAATAGAATTACTGACACTGAAGAATAGAATTACTGACACTGAAGAATAGAATTACTGACACTGAAGAATAGAATTACTGACACTGAAGAATAGAATTACTGACACTGAAGAATAGAAATACTGACACTGAAGAATAGAATTACTGACACTGAAGAATAGAAATACTGACACTGAAGAATAGAATTACTGACACTGAAGAATAGAATTACTGACACTGAAGAATAGAAATACTGACACTGAAGAATAGAAATACTGACACTGAAGAATAGAATTACTGACACTGAAGAATAGAAATACTGACACTGAAGAATAGAATTACTGACACTGAAGAATAGAATTACTGACACTGAAGCAAGCAAATACTGACACTGAAGAATAGAATTACTGACACTGAAGCAAGCAAATACTGACACTGAAGAATAGAATTACTGACACTGAAGAATAGAATTACTGACACTGAAGAATAGAAATACTGACACTGAAGAATAGAATTACTGACACTGAAGAATAGAAATACTGACACTGAAGAATAGAATTACTGACACTGAAGAATAGAATTACTGACACTGAAGAAGACTGACACTGAAGAATAAATTACTGACACTGAAGAATAGAATTACTGACACTGAAGAATAGAATTACTGACACCGAAGAATAGAATTACTGACACCGAAGAATAGAATTACTGACACTGAAGAATAGAATTACTGACACTGAAGAATAGAAATACTGACACTGAAGAATAGAATTACTGACACTGAAGAATAGAAATACTGACACTGAAGAATAGAATTACTGAAACAAGGAAACACTTTGTAAAGTATATTAGGAAATTTAAAAAACGatgtaaataaatgtaacacTGAGGATTTCACGttaaagacaacaacatataGAGACTCTCACGTTGATGGCAGGTGAATAAGGAGTAGCAGGAACACCACCTCCATATCCTGGCATTGAAGGGTTGGTGGCCGGGGCACCACCAGGGTAGCCAGGCATGGGCTGCTGTCCTGGGGCAGGACCGCCCGGGTACCCCTGGGGTTGACCTGGGGCAGGACCGCCTGGGTACCCCTGGGGTTGACCTGGGGCAGGACAGCCTGGGTACCCCTGGGGTTGACCTGGGGCAGGACAGCCTGGGTACCCCTGGGGCATACCTCCGCCTGGCTGGAGGAAAAGGGGAGCTGATTAGCTGGGATCACGTTACTGACTCTGGCATTGTGCCCAGATGCCACCCTATTCccgacatagtgcactactttagaccagaggagtGAGCATGCAGGTACTAGGGATAGAGGAGTGAGCATGAAGGTACTAGGGATAGAGGAGTGAgcaggcaggtactagggataGAGGAGTAAGCATGAAGGTACTAGGGATAGAGGAGTGAGCATGAAGGTACTAGGGATAGAGGAGTGAGCGTGAAGGTACTAGGGACAGAGGAGTGAgcaggcaggtactagggataGAGGAGTGAGCATGAAGGTACTAGGGATAAAGGAGTGAGCATGAAGGTACTAGGGATAGAGGAGTGAGCATGCAGGTACTAGGGATAGAGGAGTGAgcaggcaggtactagggataGGGAGCAGAGGTACTAGGGATAGAgcaggcaggtactagggataGAGGAGTGAGCATGAAGGTACTAGGGATAGAGGAGTGAGCATGAAGGTACTAGGGATAGAGGAGTGAgcaggcaggtactagggataGAGGAGTGAGCGTGAAGGTACAAGGGACAGAGTAGTGAgcaggcaggtactagggataGAGGAGTGAGCGTGAAGGTACTTGGGACAGAGGAGTGAgcaggcaggtactagggataGAGGAGTAAGCATGAAGGTACTAGGGATAGAGGAGTGAGCATGAAGGTACTAGGGATAGAGGAGTGAgcaggcaggtactagggataGTGGAGTGAGCATGCAGGTACTAGGGATAGAGGAGTGAGCATGAAGGTACTAGGGATAGAGGAGTGAGCATGCGGGTACTAGGGATAGAGGAGTGAGCAGGCGGGTACTAGGGATAGAGGAGTGAGCATGAAGGTACTAGGGACAGGAGTGAGCATGAAGGTACTAGGGACAGAAGAGTGAGCATTAAGGTACAAGGGACAGAAGAGTGAGCAGGAAGGTACTAGGGATAGAGGAGTGAGGTACTAGGGATAGAGGAGTGAgcaggcaggtactagggatagaggagtgagcaggcaggtactagggataGAGGAGTGAGCATGCAGGTACTAGGGATAGAGGAGTGAgcaggcaggtactagggatagaggagtgagcaggcaggtactagggataGAGGAGTGAGCATGCGGGTTTGGGCAGAAGAGATGTGGTTGTTGTTTGTAAGTTTGTATCTgtgttggggggaaaaaaactgcAAACtgaaatatatctatatattttttaatggaatagggtgtcatttgagacggATAACAGACTCCACGTGTTACAGGGAGTGGAGATGACGTATAACAGACTCCACGTGTTACAGGGAGTGGAGATGACGTATAACAGACTCCACGTGTTACAGGGAGTGGAGATGACGTATAACAGACTCCACATGTTACAGGGAGTGGAGATGACGTATAACAGACTCCACGTGTTACAGGGAGTGGAGATGACGTATAACAGACTCCACGTGTTACAGGGAGTGGAGATGACGTGGTAGATGGAGCCAGCTGTTTTAGACGCTGTATGTTGGTAATGACTAGCTTGGTGTAAGATAATAAGTTATATTTACCATTCCACCAGCAGGGGCTCCACCCCAACCACCTGGAGaacaaacacagcgagtggagcaTCTTTTAGTAGGTTttaatacaaaaaaaacacaggATAACTTCATATATGGATCGTTTATCCAGTTCGGTGTTTTTTGAGAACATTCTGATTTTAACATTCTATAATAaaaagcacatgttcaacttaatgagagaaaaaagaaaaaaaattccCATCCGAAGAGATTCaattataaaaatgtaaaaaatactatagtaaatgCCAGATAAATTAACTTCAATAAGACATAAATCCAATTGAGACGAGGGGAATGGAATATCtgtgtgtgcaacagggagtggcaattgaatgcaaacTTCACATGTGGAGGCGTTCAAACacttctagcctgtctatctatggatAACGGGTTTGACGTGTTTTGCTGAAgccgctcagttttccaccacaaaacaccagaaaatgacCAAAAATAGAAGAACCAGATCACCTGCTTTTACGCTaggatttgactattagatgttcaatgtttattttgaaaaaaaattgtttattttttattttttttaagtattttttttgtaccatattAACACGAGTCCAGTTCATGTAACAGgtttgaccttaaaatgagggacagacgtaAATGATTcactaataaataaataatcatcttcagaaatgacttttgtcaaagcaacaaaaaataactagggctttacaacgATGGCTTTACAACGATGGTGAAACAACGATGGTGAAACAACGATGGTGAAACAACGATTGTGAAACAACGATGGTGAAACAACGATGGTGAAACAACGATGGTGAAACTTAAAGAGAAAATGTTACGGTTAAAATCTCTCTAGAAATCAAGAGGGACACGTCAAAATGAAAATTGCACACTACATAACATatgtgcacctctctctctctctctcgccctccctctctccccccccctttgagtgcatcttgctagctgtcactcaaatgatTAGGGGTTGAAGCTCATTGGTTGAACTctaattgctagggggctggcccacgtgAGGGAAAAATGTAGGGAAAATAGCACAGTACAGATTTCCAGAAAAACAAAGGATTTTGTGGCCAATTGAGGTAAAACAATAATTCTGCTCATACGATTATGCATGCCTCAACACTGAGTAACCTCCAGTAACCGCCACAGTTCCAGAGCACTGAGTAACCGCCACAGTTCCAGAGCACTGAGTAACCGCCACAGTTCCAGAGCACTGAGTAACCGCCACAGTTCCAGAGCACTGAGTAACCGCCACAGTTCCAGAGCACTGAGTAACCGCCACAGTTCCAGAGCACTGAGTAACCGCCACAGTTCCAGAGCACATCTTTAAAAGGCACGTCATTTAACAGGTGTTTCAAATTCAATATGGGTGCAAAATGTTGTATTTAAAATATCAGGGACACAAACGGCCACTCTCTTCATAGAACAACACATATACTGGACATTTGAATTTTAAAATGTATCCTAAACCAGTGTGTGTCAAGGTCACAGACCAGAGTCTCATCTCAGATTTCTTGTATACTAAAAAAAACTAACACACAACAAGCACACATTTGCACGACCATGAAAGCAAATAGCAATAGCCTTAGAGTTGAGACGTGCCGGTGTTACTTAAAGGAATCTTTGGAATGGGGTGCTTATCTAGGTAATCGGGTAATCCAAAAATGCAATATATTAGCAATACCCTTACCTTGTGCTGGAGGCATGGAAGGATAGCCTCCGGCCTGGGGAGGGAAGCCTCCCCCCTGAGGGAAACCTCCACCTGGTTGAGGGTAACCACCAGCCTGCTGGGAAGGATAGCCCCCGGCTTGGGGCGGGTAACCCCCGGCTTGTGGCGGGTAACCCCCGGCTTGTGGCGGGTAACCCCCGGCTTGGGGCGGGTAGCCCCCGGCCTGAGGTGGGTAACCCCCAGCCTGAGGCGGGTAACCCCCAGCCTGTGGCGGGTAACCTCCAGCTTGGGGGGGATATGCACCTGGTTGTGGGGGGTAGCCACCTGTCTGGGTAGGGTAGCCACCGGATGGAGGGTAACCAGGATAACTCATCTTTGGGACTTGAAAGAAAGAATGCATTAGAAGTTAAGGCGTAagtatttaaaaaacatattttaatgagatatatatatatatacacattgagtgtacaaaacattaggaacacctgctctttccatgacatagactgaccaggtgaatccaggtgaaagctatgatcccttatggtcacttgttaaatccacttcaaatcagtgtagatgaaggggaggagactggttaaagaaagatttttaagccttgagacaattgagacatggattgagaatgtgtgtctttcagagggtgaatggacaagacaaaagaccgaagtg
This region of Oncorhynchus tshawytscha isolate Ot180627B linkage group LG25, Otsh_v2.0, whole genome shotgun sequence genomic DNA includes:
- the LOC112224698 gene encoding annexin A4 isoform X2, yielding MSYPGYPPSGGYPTQTGGYPPQPGAYPPQAGGYPPQAGGYPPQAGGYPPQAGGYPPQAGGYPPQAGGYPPQAGGYPPQAGGYPSQQAGGYPQPGGGFPQGGGFPPQAGGYPSMPPAQGGWGGAPAGGMPGGGMPQGYPGCPAPGQPQGYPGGPAPGQPQGYPGGPAPGQQPMPGYPGGAPATNPSMPGYGGGVPATPYSPAINRGYRGVIKDYPGADPLRDVEVLRKAMKGFGTDEAAIIEILGSRSNKQRVPMVAAYKTTYGKDLFHDLKSELTGNFEKLAIAMLQTPAKFDTSQLKEAIVGAGTDEACLIEILSSRSNAEIREINQMYKNEYGKKLEDAIINDTSGHFRRLLVSLCQGNRDEREQVDINMAKQDAQKLYAAGENKVGTDESQFNAILCSRSRPHLRAVFNEYQQMSGRDIVKSICREMSGNVEDGMVAVVKCIRNTPEYFAERLHKSMAGAGTKDRTLIRVMVTRSEVDMLDIRQAYQKTYGKSLYTAISGDTSGDYQKLLLKLCGGSD
- the LOC112224698 gene encoding annexin A4 isoform X1; the protein is MSYPGYPPSGGYPTQTGGYPPQPGAYPPQAGGYPPQAGGYPPQAGGYPPQAGGYPPQAGGYPPQAGGYPPQAGGYPPQAGGYPSQQAGGYPQPGGGFPQGGGFPPQAGGYPSMPPAQGGWGGAPAGGMPGGGMPQGYPGCPAPGQPQGYPGCPAPGQPQGYPGGPAPGQPQGYPGGPAPGQQPMPGYPGGAPATNPSMPGYGGGVPATPYSPAINRGYRGVIKDYPGADPLRDVEVLRKAMKGFGTDEAAIIEILGSRSNKQRVPMVAAYKTTYGKDLFHDLKSELTGNFEKLAIAMLQTPAKFDTSQLKEAIVGAGTDEACLIEILSSRSNAEIREINQMYKNEYGKKLEDAIINDTSGHFRRLLVSLCQGNRDEREQVDINMAKQDAQKLYAAGENKVGTDESQFNAILCSRSRPHLRAVFNEYQQMSGRDIVKSICREMSGNVEDGMVAVVKCIRNTPEYFAERLHKSMAGAGTKDRTLIRVMVTRSEVDMLDIRQAYQKTYGKSLYTAISGDTSGDYQKLLLKLCGGSD